From one Catharus ustulatus isolate bCatUst1 chromosome 1, bCatUst1.pri.v2, whole genome shotgun sequence genomic stretch:
- the DPH3 gene encoding DPH3 homolog: MAVFHDEVEIEDFEYDEETGTYSYPCPCGDRFLITREDLENGEDVATCPSCSLILRVIYDQEQFMRDEVVAEPLPNKELVKC; encoded by the exons ATGGCCGTGTTCCACGACGAGGTGGAGATCGAGGACTTCGAGTACGACGAGGAGACCGGGACCTACAGCTACCCGTGCCCCTGCGGGGACCGATTCCTCATCACGCGG GAGGACCTGGAGAACGGGGAGGACGTGGccacctgccccagctgctccctgatcCTGCGCGTCATTTACGACCAG GAGCAGTTCATGCGGGATGAAGTCGTGGCAGAACCTTTGCCAAACAAGGAATTGGTCAAGTGCTGA